From the genome of Brassica oleracea var. oleracea cultivar TO1000 chromosome C4, BOL, whole genome shotgun sequence:
CTCATCTATTATTGTTTTGTGTTTTGCTGCAAATAGAAATATTCTTTGTACCATATGGCGCTAAAAGGTTCCTACACAACATAACGCAGCCACAAAAATTCGGGATTAGGTTCGGTTAACATAACATGGAGAAACATCTTGTCATCGCTCGTTGCTGAAAAAAATATGGCGAAGACAAGACTGTTAGTCCTTGTAGAACACAAGGAACTCCCTCAAGTGCCGATATTAGGAGCACAAGTCGAAAATGGTTGTCCATACGAGTATCTCCACTGACCACAAGCCTTGCATTTCTCCAGCTTCATCTCGTTTTCAAGCGTGCAGAACTTGCAAGACCACACTTTGTGCCTCATCTCCCTTTCCTTTGGGTTTGCTGCACTGCATAGCTCGCATACAGGAGCCAACAACTGCTCCAAGAACACAACACAGAAATGACTTTAACGGAATAGATAAGCAGGAAGCTTCAAAAACAAACAATCTAAGAGGAAGTAATATTTACAAGACTCACGGGGTTCAATCTAAGATGAAGTAATATTGAGATCTTAATATTTTAATTTTAAAATTTTTATGAAAAATTTCACATTAAAAGTTTTGTGAGTAACGGTTTAAATTTTTGTTACAAAATATAGAAATGTTAACAAAATCATATGAGTAGAAAGTGTCAATAATATATATTTATATTAAAATATACTATATATATCTATATAAGTATCACTAAAGTTTAATAATATACCATACAAAGTAAATAAAATATTGCTTTGATTTATTTACCAAAAACATGATTGTAAATTAACAAAAGGTATTGATTTGATTTATGTGTTTACTCTAATGTATATACATTTATGTATACAAATTATTTTTAAATATGTGGTTTATAATACGTTATTTGATCCTGACAATCCCAAAAATACACTTCTTCAAATCGAAAAGATTTTTATATTGTAAGCACTATATTTATATTATTTCATTCAGATTAAATAATTTAGTCTTGATTTTTATTCCTAAAAAGCTTTTATTGAAATATCATGACAAGATTCCAATCAATTCTTTTTGAGTTTGTTCGAAGAATGAGAGATTTGATCATTCGTCTAATATTGATTTCTCTCTAATACCCTATCTAGCTATTATAATTGTAAGAATGAGAGATTTGAATTATTTATTATAAGTTTTTTGGTTTATCATTTAATAAATCAAACAGTTTTTAGTTTATACATAGTTTACATGCTAGAATGGTAGTATTATATTCATTTTCTATCGGTATACTCTTAAGTAACTATATTTCAAAAGCATAGGTTAATAAAATAAGTAATTTTTGTTGTTGTTCTAGAATTAGATGTTTTTTATACCAACCTGGTGAAAATATACTAGACATACATTTATATTTCGAGTCTGCACTTATATTCTATAACAGCTTGATATATTAGATTTCAACACTAACCTGTGAATAGAGTTTGCCAGTGATTTTCTTCAAAATTTTGATTCCTAAATATGTATCTGGAGTGGAACTAATTTTTACAGATGTCCATCCTTTTTAATTGACACCTATGTGATTCACCGAATTCATAGCAGAAGTTAAAAAAAAAATCATATCAATGAAATAAAAACGAGAACGAAATCACAATTTTATAGAGGTAGAAAATGAAATAACTTATGGAGAGTCAATAGTAAACAAATCAAGAGCATAAAACCTAATCATCTTTCGTCATTTCACAATCGATATTGCCTATCTGGTTTTGGTGATTTGTGTTAGCCGTAAAAGTTAATATCCTTTTGTGCATATGAAGTCTTCAAAATAATTAAAATGAATTGTAATGTGTTAACTCTTCAACAATGATGACACCTTTAAGAGACCAACATTTGTATTCGTCATTTTATAATCGATAAAGATTGTAGTATTGCAAAATGTTAAAACTATTTAATGAACAGACGGAAGTATAAAAAAACTCACCCCGCGCATGAGCGCAAGTTATAGTTTAGTTGTTATTATCTAGTTGTCATATATATGTTAATCATATTATGTTATTTCGTAGCTTTTATTTAAGCAAAGAAAGAATATTCTTTTGTACACTACCACTACAGGAAATGTGGGTAGTAATAGCGGACGGAAAACGCTATGAGTCATGTAAAATAGTGTTTCCTTGTCCGCTCCGACAGCGCCCATTATAATAGGTCCGACCTTTTTAATAGCGGTTTTTCTTTGTGCTATAATTAAGCGTACAACAATAGCGCGTTTATGTTCGCAATTGTTAATATTTATAATAACGTTGCACAAATGTTATTAAAACCTTATAATTTGATTTTCCCAATAACAAAGATAGCAAATATTTCATGTTATTAATTAGTTTTTAAATTATCTGAAAATTTATTAATAATAATTATGAATTGATTTTTTTGTGATAATTAATTTGAAAATTTGTAATAAAAAGAATTTAAATTATTAAAAAATAAAAAAAACTATATAATTATTTAAAAACCTATAACACAGCATTATCACATTCATACAAACCATCACACAAACATACAATCTATCAATCTACCACTAATAAACCTTCACAATCATCCCTAACATAAACACTATCATCATCTGAAGCTTCATCACCCATATCATCAACTTCTTAGACAGGCAAATGTGCACCACCTAAATCCTCTTCTGTTTCCAACTCATGATAACCTCTAGGTGGTGCTCTCATAACAACATACCAATTTGAATGATCATCCTCCCTAGAGTAGAAAACCTGTTTCGCTTGAGAAGGTAGAATGAATGGATAGTTGCCCATTAATGATGAATCCTTAATGTGCTAAAGCAACATTTCTTGGTCCAAATGCCAACCACCTTATCTCCTTAGCATGACTATCTGTTGAGTCTGAATGAATCTGCCGCAGGAAATCAGAACATGATCATCAAGCCAGAGGTAGTAAAATGATAATCAAAACATGATAATATGTACCACGAAACCAATCATCAATCTACAAGCTAACCAGTCATCAAAATACTAAAATTCAGACAGGTTCATCAAGCTACAAGCTAATCAGTCATCAAGACACAAGCTAGCCAGTCATCAAAATACTAAAATCTGGACATGTTCTTCAATCTACAAGCTAGCCAGTCATCAAGATACAAGCTAACCAGTCATCAAAATACAAGCTAACCAGTATTTACAATAATAATCAAGAAAAGAAGATGGAGTTGGAAACCTTATTTGTAAGCCATTCTGCAAAGTGCTCAGTATGATGTTTCCATAACAAAGTTTCATTTCTAGAAAATCGAGCATCCTTAGCTTGTAACTCTTCCAAATGCATCATGATTTTAAATTAAAAAACAGTATATGAAATGAAATTATAAGTAAAACTAGTAGATGAAACATAGAGAATAACTTACTCAAGAAAGGGATCCAAAGATGCCATGTTCATTAGCACGTAGCGATGTGCAATGTCTCTATCTTTATCTGAAAGGGCAACCTCTATACCCTTCTGCAGAGGTCGGCCTTCAACCACCATTCTGTCAGCCTCAACATCTTCATTACGATTAACTGCTTCTTGAACTGGTACTGAATCTTTAAGGAACTCTAAACAAAATGCAACACATTCTCCAGCTAAATACATCTCAGCCATACATGCTTCTGGCCTTGCATAATTCTTAACAAAAGCCTTTAGTGTTTTCATGTATCTATAACTCAGTCAGGAAATATGAATTAGTCAAACATCATTGCGGGAAATACATATATTAAAGCAAATGAGTACATCAAACCTTTCGAAGGGATACATCCAGCGGAAGTGTACTGGTCCTCCCAAGCGTGCCTCTTTTGATAGATGTATTGGAAGGTGGAACATGATATCAAAATGGGCTGGAGGGAAGAAGCGCTCCAGTTGACACATTGTTTCCACAAAATCTGTCTCCGTGGATACAAGTTTCTCCGGGTCAATGATGCGCTGACACAACCTGTTGAAGTAACTGCATAATCTATTTATGGCTATCCTAGGACCCCTATGTAACAACCCTCTTAATGCAGCTGGTAACAAGTTCTGTACTAGGACATGATGACCATGCGACTTTAAACTACCAATATTTGGAGGGTTAACTGAAACACTATTCGCAATATTGCCACAATAACCATCAGGACCTCTAAACTTGGCTAACCTTTGGCAGAAAATTGTCTTCTCTTTCTTCGATAACCAGTAGGCAGCTGGAGGTAAGTATGTTTTCTTTCCCCTCACCTCTGTGTGCAAGTGCTTTCTGATTCCAATATCTTCTAAGTCTTTTCTTGATTTCAGCCCATTTTTTGACTTTGCACTTTGCATCAAGAGAGACAATATAGCATCCGACACATTCTTTTCTATGTGCATAACATCAATATTGTGACAAACAGGCAACTCCTACCACATTAAACAAGAAACTGTTAGGCATATTCAATTATTCATATACAACAATCACATAATATAGGTCAGTTAATTACTATACTTTACCTTCCAGTAAGGTAGTTCAAAGAATATTGATCTCTTCTTCCATCTAAGGAGAGTAATGGAAAGACTTGGGATCAGTATACACCAAGAGAAAGGGGCCAGTACACTTGAGGCGAGTCCTCACCAGTCCACTCCATCTACTGAAGTTGATACTGATGTGATTGAGATTCCTCACCTTGATCCTGAGGGGGACAATCAAGCTGTACATAATAAGGAGGATTCAACAAGTCATGATCAAGCTGAGAATCATACACAAGAGGAGCAGGATCATCACACTACTCAAGAGGTGCCAGTAGTGATTGCAAGCCAGCCTCAGCCTAATAGTGATCAAGTAGCAACTGAGGAAACTAGTTCACAGCCGGCTCTAAGAAGAAGTTCTAGGATCAGAAAGCCGGTTGATCAAAACTGGAAGAACAACAGGGTCTACTTCAATGCTCAAGTTGTGGCCCATCCTATACAAGGAGTGTGCTCTCTAGCTCTTTATCCCCCAAGAACATCTGGTGTTTATTGGAGAGTTGGATCAGGAATACATTCCAAGGTCTTATGAGGAAGCTATGGAGCATGAGGAATGGAAAGAATCAGTGGGCAGTGAGACTAATGCTATGATCATCAATGATACATGGTGTGAAGCTGAACTACCTAAAGGCAAGAGACCTGTAACAAGCCGCTGGATCTTCACCATCAAGTACAATGCTGATGGGACAGTAGAAAGGCGCAAGACAAGACTAGTAGCAAGGGGCTTCACTCAAACATATAGAGAGGATTACCTAGATACCTTTGCACCAGTTGCTAAACTTCACAACATAAGGATAATCCTATCTTTGGCTGTCAACTTATAGTGGGATCTATGGCAAATGGATGTGAAGAACTTTCCTACAAGGAGAACTAGAAGATGAAGTCTATATGAGGCAACCTCATGGCCTAGAACACCTAGTAAAACCTGGAAATGTTCTTAAACTCAAGAAGGCTATCTACGGATTAAAACAATCACCTAGGGTCTGGTACCACAAGCTCAGCACCACACTCAATGGAAGGGGCTTTGTGAAATCTGAGGCAGATCACACTCTCTTTAGACTCACCAGCAAGCAAGGGATTGTTGTGATCTTAGTATATGTTGATGATATCATCATCACCGGGAGTGACAAAGAAAGTATACTCTTAACTAAAGCTTTCCTTAGATCATCTTTTGATATCAAAGACTTGGGAGAGTTAAAGTACTTTCTAGGGATTGAGATGTGCCGATCCAAGGATGGGGTATTCTTATCACAAAGGAAGTACACACTTAATCTTCTGAATGAGGCAGGCGATCTAGGAGGAAGAGCAGCCAAGACTCCACTAGACGATGGGTAAAAGGTGCTACGTGAGGGTGAGATTGAAGACAAGCCATATGCTGATGTTAAACACTATAGGAGAATGGTGGAAAAGCTGATATACCTCACCATCACTAGGCCTGATGTATGCTTTGCAGTTAACCAAGTAAGCCAGCATATGCAAGCTCCCAATATACACCATTGGAACATGGTTGAAAGGATCCTAAAATGCTTAAGAGAGGCGCCAGGGCAAGGAGTGTGGATGGGATGCAACAAAAGTACAGAGATAGTTGGGTATTGTGATGCTGATTGGGCAGGAGACAGAGAGGAAAGGAGAACCACCACAGGCTATTGTACATTTATTGGAGGCAATCTTGTCACTTGGACGAGCAAGAAACAGAAGATAGTGTCATGCTCAAGTGTTGAAGCTGAATATAGGGCAATGAGGAAGCTCACTAGTGAGTTGAACTGGATCAGAAACCTACTTCAAGACTTGGGTATAGAGACATCAACTCCAATCACCATGGATTGTGATAATCAAGCTGCAATACACATAGCTTCCAACAGTGTGTTCCATGAGAGGACTAAACACATTGAGGTGGATTGTCATAAAGTTAGGCAAGCAGTGGAACAAAGGATCATCTTACCCTGCTACACAAGAAGTGAGGATCAACTAGCTGACATCTTTACCAAGGCTGCAAGCACCAAGGTTTGCGAGTTCATACATTCCAAGTTAGGACTCGTAGATTTTTCATCACACTGTTCTACTCTTTTTCCTTGGCTTGGTTTTTATCCCATGAGGTTTTTCCAAGCTAAGGGTTTTAATGAGGGAATGCTTCATGGTTTCCAAGCTTGACCAGTCCCTATGGTCAAGCTTGAGGGGGAGTGTGAAGATGAAGCAATGAGATATGGAAATGAAGCAATAAGAAACAAGAGGGAACCAGGCGAGTTTAAAACAAGCATGAGCTGAGTTACCTTGTGTTCCAAGTCTGTCCATACAACCTAAGACCTAGAGTGAAGTGCAAGACAAAGAGAGGAAGCTTAATCACAATAAGGATGATCAGAAGAAGATGTCTTGTGCTGTAGACCGTTGGAGGATCAGATCACATGGGTTGGTTAAGGTTTCAGTCAATGGAGACATTTAGGACATGTCGCTATCTGGGACCAGCCTGCACAGATTAGCCTTGTCTAGTTCTTCTCTTGTGTATTATTTGTCTAGGATTCTACTAGTTTATTATATCTCATTTGTTACCATGTACTTGTAACCTCTTTATCTATGGGATGTTCCCATAAACAAATTAAGTAAGGGAATAAGAGATTCCTCCTTCTTACTCTCTCACTTTGCAACAATCTGTCTCTTTCTTATTCTTATGGTTCTAACTTAATCTCCTCAATCTATACACACAACCATCTCATAAATCACTAAAACTCACATTGGATAAAAACCTCATATTGTGAGATCTGTTGACCGTAAACTCTGTGGACTTGTGAGAGAGAATACCGAAGACTTCCGAGGATAGTTTCGGCAGTGATTGCATAGGAGTGTTAACAGGTTTCGCATCAGCCATGTTGAGCTTATGAAGGAGATCATTGATGTACTTCTTTTGCATTAGGTGAAGTCCCTTTGGTGATCTGATAGCCTCAATACCCAGAAAGTAACTCAATTCTCCAAGGTCTTTAAGTGAAAATCGAGCACTAAGAGAGGCAATGGCCGCTTTGACCGATGTAGAGTCTCCTGCAATTAGTATATCATCTACATATACCAGTATGTAAATGCAGCTGTTGCCTTGGTTGTA
Proteins encoded in this window:
- the LOC106338530 gene encoding uncharacterized protein LOC106338530, which translates into the protein MHIEKNVSDAILSLLMQSAKSKNGLKSRKDLEDIGIRKHLHTEVRGKKTYLPPAAYWLSKKEKTIFCQRLAKFRGPDGYCGNIANSVSVNPPNIGSLKSHGHHVLVQNLLPAALRGLLHRGPRIAINRLCSYFNRLCQRIIDPEKLVSTETDFVETMCQLERFFPPAHFDIMFHLPIHLSKEARLGGPVHFRWMYPFERYMKTLKAFVKNYARPEACMAEMYLAGECVAFCLEFLKDSVPVQEAVNRNEDVEADRMVVEGRPLQKGIEVALSDKDRDIAHRYVLMNMASLDPFLE